TTGTTTGCCAATTAAAACAAAGAATAATGTTGATAATAGAATGTTAATATAGATGATATTATGATATAAAATTATCAAAGGGTTGTGACATTATGAAATGTAGACAATGCGGAAGCGAAAAGTCAGTAAAGAACGGTCAGTACCCGGACGCCAAGCGATACAAATGGATAACCGACGCTTCCCATGTTCAAATTACAAATCGCTAATTGCTGTAAGGGACGTATGCGGTAGCAGCAAGAATGTATACATCATGGTATTGAGGCCGAAAAAGAAGGAGACGTTTCAGATAGTTTATCTACGCAAGTGGAATTATTTGCCGATACTTAATTCTTTATATAGTGCAGTAAACAGGCATTCCGTAGTCGAGTATTGCGGTTGAGCCTTGGATTGATATGGGAGATAATTTTAAATAGGAGGTAGCAATGAGTAAGGTAGAGGTGTTTGAAAATAGACCGGCTGTCCTCGGAATCAATGGACTGGGAAGAATCGGGAAATTGACGCTGTGGCATCATGTGGGCAGAAAATATTTCAAAGAAATCATAGTGAATGTGGGACGCGAAGTGGGGAAGGAGATGTCGGCCCTGGTCCAGACTATTGAGAAGGATGCCACATATGGGCTGCTCCACACATTTCTTTATGGCATAAGGGCGGAGAGACTTATTGAGATAGTCGATGAGAGCAAAGGCAAGCTTATGATAGATGGGATACCAGTTACCGTGCTCCGCGAGGCAAGAAATCCAAAAGATATTCCATGGCGCGACTACGGAGTTGAAGTTGTTGCCGAATGTACAGGTAAGTTCGGAGATCCGACTGCCCCGTTCGATGGAGAAAAGGGTTCCATCAAGGGACATCTGGCAGGAGGAGCGAAAGTTGTGATAAATTCCTCGGCCTTCAAGATCAAAAATAAGGCTCTGAAGATGCCCGATGATGCTATCACGCTGATATACGGGATCAACCATCATGCCTTTGACCACAAAAAACACAGACTTATATCGGCGGCTTCGTGCACAACGACGGGACTTGCGCACATGGTGAAGCCATTGCTTGAAAATAAAGATACGAGCATGATCCTTACCGCTTCCATGTCCACAGTCCATGCGGTCACCAACACCCAGAATGTGCTGGATACCGTGCCTAAAGCGGGAGAAAAGGACCTGCGGAAGAACAGAAGCATTCTCAATAATATTATTCTTACGTCGACCAACGCGGCAGACGCATTATCTCAGGTAATTCCCGAGGTCAAAGAGATCGGATTCATGGCTGACTCCATCAGGGTCCCCACAAGCACGGAATCGCTTATAGTGCTGAATGCCACGTTCCAGCCTCGCATGAACAAAGACGGAAGTGCGCCGTCCATAACGACGAAGAGTATCAATGGTCTTTACAAAAAGGTTGCTGAGAGCGACCCTGAGCGTCTGGTGCGTTACACGGAAGAGCAAAATGTTTCTACGGACCTCATCGGTGTGAATGCGGCCATAGTGATTGAGGGGCAGTTCAACCACAGTCGTACAGCCTTTATGTCGATTGACCTCTCTCAGGTGCCGAACCTCCCAGAGACGGCGGTACAGGCGCTGAAGAGTGAGCCGATCAGAGTGCCCGTTGTTCACGCAAAGATTTTCGGATGGTATGATAATGAATACGGAAGCTACACAAACAGGATGGGAGACCTGACAGTTCATACTCATAAGCAGCTTTCATAGGTAAAACTTACAGCCAACAACAGAAATATCCGGGCCCTTGCGATCCTGCTTAAGGGCCCGGATGACATTTATAGCGTTATTTTGAAAGGTTCTTCAGATTTGCTTTCGTGTTTTCCCAGGTAAACAGAGCCGCTCCAACCGTCAATACTTACGAAGTCGCCACCTCTGATCGTAAAATCGTCTATAAGACTGTAGCCCTCCGTTTCATAGACTCTTAGCTTGCCGAATCCCACAACACCCACCTTATTAAGTTGAGGGATTGTAACCGCTGCGTGGGACGTACCTCCGCCTTTCGCGGTGAGGAGACCATCGACCTGCAAGAGAATGCCAACGTCTTCCGAGACAGTATCTGGACGTATCAGGATGAGTTTGGTTTCGGGCTCTCTTTCCCTATAATAGTTGATCTCGTCTTCAGAATAGACGGCTCTGCCAGACAGGGCGCCGCCGCTCACCCCTATGCCTGCACCCAGGAGTGAGGTCTGGAGGACCGGGGTATCCTTGAAGATCATTTGCCGCTTTGTCTCCGACTGCGTCATATCCCTGGTTTGTAATATATGGAGACCTTCTTTCGTCGGTGTCTCGAAAGTAAACTCTATTTCCTGATGGTGAAAACCTTTTTCGTAGATGATAATGTCGGCCAGCGTCACAAGTTCGTGGTAAATTTCAGGGAATCTCTTTTCAAGTGATATGTGGGAAATCCTTCGTTCTGTGATCCTTTGATGCTCCGATATAGGATACGTCTCCACAAGCCCCGATACAATGTCATCTCCCTGAACGCCGAAAATAAAATCTCCATATAGCGCCACTTCGGGTGACGACCCTTTGGGGTTTCTGGTAAAGATTACCCCTGACCCGGAATTCTCATTCAGGTTGCCGAATACCATTGCCTGTACAATGACTGCCGTGCCCCACTCGTTTGAGATGTGCATTTCATGGCGGTAAATGTTCGCCTGGTCGGAGTACCATGACGCAAAGACCTGAAGGATTGCCTGTTTGAGCTGCTCGGCCGGATCATCCGAAACCTCTATCCCTCTTTTGCTCATTGCCTGTTTGTAAGAAAGAGCGATCTGTCTCATCTGCTCCAGGTTGAATTGGATTTTCCTGTCGATGTTGTACTTGAACTTGAAGTCGTTGATAATCCTGTCAAAGAAATTCCGGTCAAGATTTTGAAACATACCCCACGTTTGCAGGAACCGTCTGTAACAGTCCCAGGCAGCCCATTCGAATCCTTTTTTCTTGCTGAGTCCCTCGGCAATGGCCTCATTTATTCCCACATTCAAAAAGGAATGCATCATTCCGGGCAGAGAAATGGTGGCCCCGCTTCTCACCGAAAGAAGCAGCGGGTTGTCCGGGTCCCCGTACTTTTTCCCCACTGCCTTCTCGAGTTTTTTTATCTCGTTATTGATCCTATGGGCCATATCGTTAAAGATGTATTTGTAGCCGAGCACAGCCTCATAGCTCCTAAAGACCTGGGTAGTAAGAATAAAGCCTTGGGGGACAGGAAAATTGAGCGCAGCTAGTTTCTTGAGGAAATACCCTTTATTTCCTATAAGGATTTGGTTATCTGTCTGACGGTTTTTCTTATAAATGGGGGAGATGGTCAGCTCTGGTGTATATGTCATCACGAGGTTGAGAATTTGTTTACTGTCTTTGAACTTGTCGAGTTCGGCATTCAGAGTCCTGATGATTGCGTTTACCAGGTTGTCGAGCACTTGTAAGCCGAAGGATGAGGCTATGCTGGAGCGGAAAAAGTTCTCTGAAATTTGGTGTACGGCCTGCTGATGCAGACCGGCTTGACAGTCCTGCTCAGCCTCTGATGTTGCAGGAAAGTCCCGGTTTTGCCGTATAATGACGGGCAGATTCAAACTGTGGGCGTCGATATAGTAGTCCTTGATTATGTCGTGAATACCTTTCGAGATAAACTGAAAGATATCGACATACTGGTCTACGGAGAATTGTTGGAGTTGAAGTGCAGAGGTTATGTATTTCATCTTCGATACCAGACCTTCGGTGGCGATGCCCTCCAGTTCCAGCGCCTTGACATAGAGCCACAGGTATTTGTGGATCTTCATAAGCGTGCTCTTTGTAATGAACTTGAGATTAAGCGATCGCATCAGTTCCTCAAACAGCGTCGTGGCATAATTTTCCAGGCGAAAGGAGAGGCCCACGGCTTCGAATTTTTCTTCTTGATAGGTGCCGTACATGGACGGGATGCCTTCGGCGATATGTCTCTTGTGGTAAATGTTTTCGAAATAGACCGTCTTCTTCGGTGATGATATCCGTTCCTTGAGTATCGATAGAAAATTCAGGATAATCGTCAGACTCTGGTAATAATTCTTCTTGAGTATATGTCTCCGGAGAGAATGGATTTTTTTTAGGCTGAAGATGCCTGTTACCTCCAAGTCTTTCAGGAGGTCGATGTGAAGAAAATTATATTTTTTATAGAGAAGCTGATAGAATCTGATAATTATGACCGTTCGCTCCCTGTCTCGCTCTCCCACACCTTTTATGTGTTGCAACTCTCTTTGTGTTCTCTGTATGTCCCAGTTGAGAAACCCCTCAGGTTCATTGTGAACTTTCGGGAAGAGGGTGTTGAAGATGGCATGAAGACCATCAAAATACTCGCCGCTATTCGGAATCTGTTCGAAAACCTCCGGTGGTAGATGGGCCTCAATGAACTTCTTTTCACCAGAAAACCAGAAGCGGAAAATATCCTCAACAAAAGTCACAAGGAGACTGTTGCTTTCCACATGGGATTGCTTGCGGAGGAAATAGACGAGTTTGTCATTCCTTTGAGAAAGCTCGTCAACTCTGGCGGACGTTTCTCTCAGCTCTCCTTCCGCACCTATTTCCGTGAAATAGATGGGAAAAATTCTCAATAATTGCTTGACAAGATTGTAGGCGGGCTGTATATCGGAATTGAGGAGTCTAGAAATATCTTTTTGCAGGAGGTCTATGTCTCTCACAAAGACGCCGCCCACTTTCAGATTGATTATCAAGGCGGACAGAAGCTTTTTTGCCCAACGAGGGCGCAATGCAATAATGGAAAGCCATGAACGTATATTCATTATATGTGCTGGATTTACCTTTATCTGCCAATCTGCAGTTGAACCGCTGATTTCGGGATACTGAAATCCGAAGAGAATCAACTCCTCAATCATTGCATCCACAAGGGGGTGTTTTTTGTAGTCGAATACTTCCTTGGCCAGAGTGGTGATGCAATCTATGACTGCGCCCCTGTACTGAGGGAGTGCGCTGCCTTTGAGCAAGGAAAAGACCTTCCTTAAGAAATAGGCCAGATTTTCATCGTTCTCCTCTTTAAATACCAAGTGGAGACAGCGGTTTATTTCTTGGAGGAGATTGTTGTGCATGTCCGAAAGGCCGGGCATATTCATCATATTAAAGAGAAAGTCGAGTTTTACGATATGTTGTCGGCCCGAGAATGCTTCGGATCGTTCAAGGTCATCAGCGATCACGAAGTAGCCGTTCGCGATCTGAGCGTTGTCAGGCATGGAAAGGTACGAAACCAGTCCGGGAGCGACAGAAGAGGCAGCATTGTGGATGTCTTCCAGTTGCATAAGCAAGGCTCGCAGGTTCTTGTGGCTGAGAGGGGTTATGAGATTATTGAAGACCCGGAATCCCTCATCATTTATGTGGTCCTGATTGAACCAGCCGGCCGGGTCCGGCTGAGACATCCAGAAAAGATAAGTTTCTTTTAAAAGGCAATAAAAGAGTGTCTCAATAGAGGCTGTTGCAGATAAGTCCAAGTCCGCCGCAGTGATAGCCCTCACGAGGGTCTTCATATACGTTGAACTTTTTCTGAAAACCGGACTATGAGTTTCGTACATTACTCCAAGGGACTCAGAGAAAGAGGCTAAGAGGGACACGTTCCGAGTAAATAACTCGCGGCTCTTATTTACGATAGCGACCATATAGTCAAAGAGGTAGCGTATACCCGTTTCTTTGACGCCTTCATCGGAAGCATGACGGATTACATCGAAATATATATCCAGAAGGAGCATGAGAGCTCTCAAGCCCTCAGGGTGCGCATTGATTTCATAAAAGCTTCCTATCGAGAGAGTCCTAAGCTCCTTGAGGACATATTCCCAATTTGCATATGGGTGGTTTAGCTCAAGGAGCAGGTTGCTTGTGCGCTTGAAAATTCCGTAACGGCTTTCAATAGTCCGGAGAAGAGGTTCAAATTTGTCGGGAATTTCCACTTTGGCTGCAGTTCTCTCTAAGTTCACTTGAAGGGCCGAAGATTTGAAGGTTTTCATCTGTTCGTCCATAATTTACCTCTTCACTACATGATATTTACACTAAAACTGTAAACAAAAAAAAGGGGGTGCAGATCTGCACCCCCTTTTTTTTTTTTACAGTTTTGCAATTACTTGTTTAGTTTGCTCTTAAATTTTACAATCAGTTTGGGCACGATCGCATTGTAGTCGGCCACAATACCGTATGTGGCGGCTTTGAAGATCGGGGCGTCAATATCTTTATTGATTGCCACTATGCAATCTGATGTCCTCATACCTGCGAGGTGCTGGATTGCGCCCGAAATGCCGCACGCGATGTAAATTTTAGGCTTCACTGTTTTGCCAGTTTGCCCTACCTGGTGTTCGTAAGGTATCCAATCTGAATCGACAGCCGCACGGGAGGCGCCGACTGCTCCGCCCAATATATCGGCAAGCTCTTTGAGGGTTGTAAATCCTTCTGGTTTTCCAACGCCTCTGCCGCCCGCTATGATGATATCGGCTTCTACCAGGTTGACCTGGGTTTCTGCCTTGACGAATTCGAGCACTTTTGTTCTTAGATCATCTTCTGCCACTGCAAAGTCTTCTTTGATCAGTTCACCGCTCTTTGATGCATCTTTCTCGGGCATGGCGAAAGCCTTCGGTCTCACTGTGGCGATCTGAGTTGAGTCTTTTTCATTGACTACAGTAATGGTGTAGCTGCCGCCGAATGCAGCCCTTGTCATCTGGAGTTTTCCTCCGTCAATGGCAAGATCGATGGTGTCTGTGCAGATACCGCTCTGAAGTAATGCAGACGTGGCTGCTGATACATCGGATCCCTGACTTGTTGCTCTGAACAGTGCTATGCTCGGTTTGTGTTTGTCAAGAAGGAAAGCAGCCGCCTTTGAATAGGCGTCTGGTCTGAATCCTTTGAAAACGGCTCCGTCAACTGCATACACTTTTGACGCACCATACTTAAATGCTTCTTCCGCGATGGCATTAACATTCTCGCCTACCATAAAAGCGCAGAGACCCGCTCCGAGACCATCCGCCAGTGTCTTACCAATCCCCAGGAGCTCAAAGGACATGGGGGAAATATCTTCGTGCTTATGCTCTATATATACCCATACATCGTTAGCCATTGTCGTTCCTCCTGCCGTTATTTTATGACTTTCAAGTCTATTAGTTTATCGACGAGGGCAGTTGTGACTTCTTCAACCTCGCCTTTAAGAACCTCGCCTGCTCCTCTCGGAGGAGGTACGACGATCCCCACGACTTTCGTGCAGGAACCGGCGGTGCCTACTTTGGCCTTGTCTATCCCGAGATCATCAGCTGACCACTGGGGAATGGGGATTTTGGCAGCCTTTCTGATACCCATGAGGTTGGGCAGACGTGGTTCGTTGATACCCTTGATGACCGATATCACTGCAGGCATTTTGGCCTCAACAACTTCGGTGCCGCCCTCTATGGCTCTTTCTACTACCATTTTTTTGGCGCCGGCGTCAATTGATCGAATCTTGGATACGTATGTCAACTGGGTAAAACCAAGGATGGAAGCGATCTGTGACCCTACAACGCCCGTATTACCGTCCGTCGACTGCTTTCCGCAAAACACCACATCCACATCGCCGATTTTCTTTACGGCAGCGGCAATAACGCTCGCGGTAGCAAACGTATCCGAACCTGCAAATGCGGGATCGGTAAGCTGGTAGACTGAATCTACAGTCAGGGCAAGGGCGTTTCTTAGTACATCGGCAGACTTATCGGGACCCATAGTAATCGCGACGATTTCGCCGTCGTAGTTTTCTTTTGTGAGTAAAGCTTCCTCTAGCGCGAATTCGTCGAAGGGATTGGTAACTGAATCCATTGCTTCTCTATTCAGGATACCCTTTGGAACATCCCATTTCACCTCTGCTTCGGTGTCGGGAACCTGTTTTATACATGCTACTATTTTCACAGTGTCCTCCTTAGTGGTTTTTATTGACCCGTAAACGTGGGTTTTCTTTTTTCTACAAATGCCGTCATTCCTTCTTTCTGGTCCTTCGTGGCAAAACAGAGCCCGAAATCCTTGGCTTCCAGTAACAGGGCTTCTTCCATCCCCAGGTAAAGGCTCTTGCTGATACATTCTTTTGCGAGGGAAATTGAG
This sequence is a window from Syntrophobacterales bacterium. Protein-coding genes within it:
- a CDS encoding glyceraldehyde-3-phosphate dehydrogenase encodes the protein MSKVEVFENRPAVLGINGLGRIGKLTLWHHVGRKYFKEIIVNVGREVGKEMSALVQTIEKDATYGLLHTFLYGIRAERLIEIVDESKGKLMIDGIPVTVLREARNPKDIPWRDYGVEVVAECTGKFGDPTAPFDGEKGSIKGHLAGGAKVVINSSAFKIKNKALKMPDDAITLIYGINHHAFDHKKHRLISAASCTTTGLAHMVKPLLENKDTSMILTASMSTVHAVTNTQNVLDTVPKAGEKDLRKNRSILNNIILTSTNAADALSQVIPEVKEIGFMADSIRVPTSTESLIVLNATFQPRMNKDGSAPSITTKSINGLYKKVAESDPERLVRYTEEQNVSTDLIGVNAAIVIEGQFNHSRTAFMSIDLSQVPNLPETAVQALKSEPIRVPVVHAKIFGWYDNEYGSYTNRMGDLTVHTHKQLS
- a CDS encoding electron transfer flavoprotein subunit alpha/FixB family protein, producing MANDVWVYIEHKHEDISPMSFELLGIGKTLADGLGAGLCAFMVGENVNAIAEEAFKYGASKVYAVDGAVFKGFRPDAYSKAAAFLLDKHKPSIALFRATSQGSDVSAATSALLQSGICTDTIDLAIDGGKLQMTRAAFGGSYTITVVNEKDSTQIATVRPKAFAMPEKDASKSGELIKEDFAVAEDDLRTKVLEFVKAETQVNLVEADIIIAGGRGVGKPEGFTTLKELADILGGAVGASRAAVDSDWIPYEHQVGQTGKTVKPKIYIACGISGAIQHLAGMRTSDCIVAINKDIDAPIFKAATYGIVADYNAIVPKLIVKFKSKLNK
- a CDS encoding electron transfer flavoprotein subunit beta/FixA family protein, producing MKIVACIKQVPDTEAEVKWDVPKGILNREAMDSVTNPFDEFALEEALLTKENYDGEIVAITMGPDKSADVLRNALALTVDSVYQLTDPAFAGSDTFATASVIAAAVKKIGDVDVVFCGKQSTDGNTGVVGSQIASILGFTQLTYVSKIRSIDAGAKKMVVERAIEGGTEVVEAKMPAVISVIKGINEPRLPNLMGIRKAAKIPIPQWSADDLGIDKAKVGTAGSCTKVVGIVVPPPRGAGEVLKGEVEEVTTALVDKLIDLKVIK